GGATCTGTCGGCGAACCTGGATATACTTCGACGTGCTTGTCACCCAAGATCCCTTGAGCTTTCACTTCGATAGACGCCGATGTCGTTAAAGGAACATCGGATTTTACGGTGATATCGATACGAGCTTTTCCGTCTTGCAAAGAAATGTTTTTGATCACACCGACAGGAATACCGGCAGAACGTACGGCTGAGTTTTTAACCAAGCCGCCTGCATTCGGAAGTAAGAACCAAGCTTTTTTAGAACGACCAAGGTATGAAGGATCATCACTGACCTGCATCGACATGACGGCGATCAGTGATCCCACCACGACAACTAACAAACCTACTTTAAACTCTGCAGCGCGAAGCCAATTCATTGATGTTTCATCCCTTTATTCACGAACCTCTTCACAAGCTCGATGTCCGTGTTGAAGAAATCCTCTGGAGTACCAAATAATAGAACTCGGCCACTATCTAACATCGCAATATAGTCGGCAATCCTGAATGCGGCGGACAAATCGTGGGACACCATGATAGACGTCGTCGCACCAGCTCTTAATTTATGAGTACTCAGAATCAAATTATCCACCATTTCAGTCAGAATGGGATCTAAACCCGTGGTAGGCTCATCATAGATCAAGATTTCTGGATCTAGGGCGAGAGCCCGGGCTAGACCCGTTCTTTTCTGCATCCCACCACTGATTTGACTTGGAAGTTTGTGATAATGTTTGGACTCCAAACCGACTTGCTGCAATTTTTCTTCGGCAATACGAAGGACTTGGGATTCTTTCAAGTCACGGCGATGCTCGAACAAGGGAAAACACACATTTTCTATGACAGTCATGTCGTCAAAAAGTGCGGCCGACTGAAAAAGGACGCCAAATTTACAGCGAAACTTTGTCAATTCATCCGGAGGCAGGGTTCCGATATCAGTTCCCAAAACTTCAATCGTTCCCGAAGTGGGTTTGAACAATCCCAAAAGATGTTTCAACATCACACTTTTTCCGGTTCCAGAAAAACCAATGATCGCAGTCAAACTGCCTTTCGGAATTTCTAAGTTGATACCTTTAAGGACAAACTCTTTTCCACCATCGAAGGATTTTTTCACGTCCCTTAAGGACACTGCTGATTCTTGTTTCATTAAGAAATCCCCATGATGTTGTAGTAAAAGCGAATCAAGTTTGTCGCGAAATAATCTAGAATGATAATTCCGACCATGCTTTGCACCACGCCTTGGTTCGTGGCATCACCCACACCTTTAGCGCCGCCCGTGGTGTTAAACCCGCGATAAGTACAAACTACTGCGAAGTAAACGCCAAAGATCATGCCTTTAAAAAGACCTTCGTTAATGTGTTTCACCTCGATGAAATCCGCGATCTTTTGCCAGAACACGGCTTCGTCCAAAGAAACCAATTTCACACAAAGGAAATAACTTCCCAACATCGCAACGAAGTCAAAAACCGCCACTAGCAAAGGCATGCAGATCACCGCAGCCACGATTCGCGGAGAAATCAAATACTGTTTCGTGTTCACGCCCATCACATCCAAGGCGTCGATCTGTTCGTTCACGCGCATAGTTCCCAAACGGGCCGCCATGGCACCGCCGGCTCTGGCAGCAACGATCAATCCGGTTAAAACCGGGCCTAATTCCCGCGTGATCCCTAGGGCAACCGTAGGTCCCACCATGTTCACGGCATTGAACAACTTAAAACCTAAATAGAGTTGGAAAGAAAGAGCCAAGCCCGTGAACACACCTGTTAAACAGATGATGCCAACGGATTGATTTCCGATGAACTCCATATGACGAATAACTTCAGGGAAGCGCGAAGGTTTCGCAAAGATCAGACGCACACTTTCCGTGAAAAACATCATGATCTGACCTGTCTCGGCGATACCATCACGCACTTTGTTTAAGACAAAGGCGCCAATGCCCGAGATGATCGTATAGAATCTGTCCGCTAAGGTCACTTTACTCTCCCCCAACTTCGTCACGGATAAAACGGGCATCAACCCCGGTATAAACCCGAGGCACACGCTCACCGACACTGGTTAACATTTCCCAAGTGATACTTTGAGCCAGTGTTCCGATTTCGTCGGCGGAAAGAAAACTTCCTCCACTGCCGTATCCAAATAAGATCACTTCTTGATCTTTAAATTTCTTCAAATCTTCGTTTCCTACCACATCTGTCACATCCAGCATCAGATAGTCCATGCAGATCGTACCGGCGATAGGAACTCTTTTTCCCGCAAACAGCAACGTCGCTTTGTTGGAAAGAATGCGGTGAAAACCATCCGCGTATCCCACAGGGACCACAGCAATTACAGAGTCACGCTTGGCTTTCCAAGTGGCGCCATAAGAAACAGTCTCGCCGGCTTTGACCTGACGATAAGTGGCCACTTGGGATTTAAAAGTCATGACAGGTTTTAATTGGCAGACAGATTTATCTTCTAAGGGATTGTAACCATAGATCATCAGGCCTGGGCGTAAACCCCAGTTTTGTAAAAGAAGCGGATGATCCTTACTTCCCCCCTGCTGTTTTAAAGCCAGCAGATTTAAAATCCCCGAGCTATTTAAAGCGTGGCAGAAAATATTGAACGGCTTAAAGAGCTGACTGACTTGATCCAGTTTACGCAGCTGTTCGGCACTTTGCCCTTGAGGATCTAAAGCGTCGTCGCCATTGTACAAATGAGTGACCAAAGCTTTCAGGCGGATTTTTTTGTTCTGCCACAGACGATCAAAAAGTTTCTGCCCTTCCTCGGGACGGAAACCCAAACGGTTCATGCCGGTATCAAACTTCAGATGAATGTTTACGGGCTGATCGGCCACCGCTTCGAGATGCTCGATATGTTCCCAAGTGCTTACCACCGGGGTCATTTGATATTGAAGAATTTTTTCCGCACCTTCTCTGTCGAAACCACGGAAGACCAAGATCTCGGCTTTCACTCCGAAATTTCTTAACAAAAGACCTTCTTCAATCAGGCAGACACCTAAGTGTTTAATACCTAAAGATTCTAAGAAGCGCGCCAATTGCACGTCGCCATGCCCATAAGCATTGGCTTTCACCATCGGACACAAAAAAGGCGCTTGCGGAAATGACGACTGCAACAGGCGAATGTTGTGCGCCAAGTGATCCAAGTTGATTTCCGCAAAGGTGTGTCGATACATTTCCATCAAATTACTTTTTCCATTCGCCTAATCAGGCGCCACTTCAAACTCGGGACGATGAGTTTCGGGAGCTTTATACAAACAAATTTTATTTCCGCCCTTATCGGTAATGTGCAAAAGAGCTTTGGTCGATGTCTCGTCCAAAGTTTTCGCGGAATCACACAATGATGGATACTCACTCACGCCCAAACTGATTGATACTTTCATACCGTTATCCATGAATGACGTGCCTTCGATAATTCGGCGCAGTCTTTCTGAACGCAATGCTGCTCCTTTTTTTGAGCAGTGAGGCAATATCATCGCAATTTCGTTAGCCGAAGTTCTGCACGTCAAATCATTGGTTCGGCTGGTCTTAGTGATGATGGTTGCAACGGATTTTAGCAACTCATCTCTCACTGCTTCACCTAAAGATGATTCAATCTCATAAAAATCATCCATGGCGATCTTCACAACCGAAATGGGCTGCTTCAATCGACGCGCCCGCGACACTTCATCCCCCAAAGCTTTTTGGTAGAAGTTGCGGTTGTACAATTCCGTCACGAAATCTTGGACCTCTAAGGCATCGACTTTCTTTTCTAACGTGAAAGTCGAATAGCAAAGAGACAAAAGACTGAACTCTTCTGCGAGCTGGCTGGCTTCCGCGGGAGTGATATTGCCGGAATAAACAAACACACCTTCTAAAGCGTGATGGGCATAAAGCGGCAACGCCTTGGGTGGATTGAAGTGAAATGCTTCAACCAACATATCGTTAAAGCGCGCTGGCAATAGCCCCATCGCCATTTGGGTCGTTAGATCTTTGGTGTCGCCCGTCTCTAATTGCACGCCGACACCTTGAATGTCGGAAGCAGGAATTCCTTGCGCGTGGGTCGCCACGAAAGATCGAACAGATGGCAGAAACTTAAAGAAAATGCACAGAGCATTGGGAAGATGATTCAGATATTTCTGAATCAAATCTTCCTTGCTTTGCGCGGATCGATAATCCGTAATGCGCATTGAAACATGGGGCGTCGACTTTTCTGTTTCGGCCTGCTTCAAACTGCTGACGGCAGCGGCGTGAACTTCTTCCACTTTGGATTTCGTCGCTTGCAACTCATCAAAGATCTGTTCGTTTTGATAAGTCAGGTAAAGTTTTTCGCAAGCGCGATCCACAGACCAAACAATACGTGACTCTAAAGCTGCAGATTCATCTGAAATCACGTCGACAAAACCAAAGCTATTGTACTGAGCTAAAATATCGAATTGCGAAACGCTTGAGACCGCAATGAATTTGATTTCCTCATTGATGTCCTGAACGATTTTTACGAAGTCACTTAAAGACCCCGCAAGGGCTGCTGTTGAAAACACCAGGATGTGCGGTGGATTTTCTTTCAGACGCTGTTCTAAAGTTTCCGGGTCTTGGAAGTAGTAAGCGTCATAGCCCGCCTGCGAAAGATACACTTTCGCCGAAGCCCCCGCATCCACATCGGTGGTGAAAACAAAAACCGTAAACTGAGAACTATAATCGCGAATATTCAACTAAAGCCTCTTTCCAGGTCGACGAATTTCAACGTGATACGTGTCTAATTTTGTCGTCTTAGCCTTCGCCGTCATTTGAGGTGGCATGACAAAATTCACCGGAGTTAATTCGTCACTCATCGTTGCAAGTTCTTCCGGCGTTGGCGCCATAACAGGTTCAGCCACTGGAGCCGCATCAATCGTTGTCGCCACCTCATCAGCCGTTACAACCTCTGCCAAGACGGGCTCTGCTGCGGAAGCTGACACAGTCGCCGGAGCTTCCTCGGTCTTTGCTTGCGGGGCTTTTGGCTCTTCACCTAAGAAGCCGTCAATAAAACTAAATTCATCATTACCCAAAGCCGGTGCTGCAGGCTGTGACGCTTTCACCGAAGACGTCGACACAATGGGAGTTGAGATTTTTGGTTTCAAAGACTCATGTGAGGATTCTGCCTTCACTTCTTCCGCTTGCGCCGGCGGAGGAGCGACTTCTGTCGCCTCAGGAAGCTCCAAAAGATTATCAATGTTCACATCCAGCGGCGATGCTGGCGCCGAAGAAGCTTTCACCTCTTCATAGTGAGCTTTGGCTTCTTCTTGATGAGCAGATTCTTCAGACAACTTCGGCAACTCTGGGGAAATCACTAGAGGCTCTTCCTTTGCAACAAGAACATCGGCCGGAGCTTTAAGGACCGACACCGATTGAACTTTTTTAAACAGAATATTCACTTTCGTTCCTTGACCACGTTGAGATTCCACACGCACATCAGCGTTGTGTTCTTTCAAAATCCCAAACGCCACCGAAAGGCCCAAGCCCATATGATTGTGGAAAGAACGTGTGGTAAAGAAAGGATCAAAAATCTTGTCGACGTTCGCGGCTTCAATGCCCTCGCCCGTGTCCTCGATATTCAAGTGCACACCGTCGGCATCTTCGAAAAGATCGACTTTGATTTCTTTTTTCGGCATACGCTCCATGGCTTCCACAGAGTTATGCAGAACATTTGAGATCGCGCGCATGATCGCATCCACGTGAAGATCCAAAGCTGAGTTGTCTTGGATATTCTTTGTCAGCTTGACACCTTTTTGCGCGAAGAGGGGCTCCATCTCTTTCAGTGCTTTCACTAAAGGCCCTTCGACCTTCATGGAGTTTTTCTCTTGCACTTCTTCGCCTGCGTAACCCAGAAGTTTATCTAGCACTCCACGAGCCGCGCGTGTTTCACGCAAAATAGATTCTGTGCTTTGCACGATGTCGGTTTCTGGAGACTTCGCCAGAATCATTTGCGAATAACCCAAGATCGAAGCCAAAGGCCCGCGCATTTCATGCGCCAAAGCCGAAGCGACTTTCATCGAAGCTTGAACTTTTTCTTTTTGCACGACTTCAGGATCTTGCGCGATGACTTTTTCAGGAACCGGTGGAGCTAGCGGACGAGACTTTGCTGCTTGCAATTCGTCTTCAAGCTGAGTGATTTGTTTTTCCGTTGTCGTCGTTAACCACAGCAATGCGGCGGCGGCCACCGTCATAAGGCCTGCCCCCATAAGCAAGAACTGCCACCACAAGCCCGTGCGACCCTTCATGGTTTCCTTCAAAGGTGCTGAGCTTAGAACCAACAAGTTACTTTGCGGAATCATCTCGTACATTCCGTAAAGGTCGCCCGATTTTAATTGAAACGTATTGCTGCCATGAGAAGAACCGCTCTTCTGTGCTTCTTTAAAAACAGGATCATCGCGCATCACTGTTCCAAGATACTCCGGCACGGAATGACCGACAGTAAGACCGGTTGAAGTCACAATTGAAAATGAACTCAAAGCACCTCTTTGGGCATCAATCACCGATTGAAAAATTTCACCAGATCCGAAAAGAGCGTAAGCCTTGCTGCCTTCTAGAAATACCAAAGCGACATAACGTCCACGTTGAGAATCCTGAAAAGGCTTCACATAAAAACGCAAATCTGAAGTTCTGTTTGCGATATTACCAACGGCGGATTTTACAAACTCAGTGGTCCAATTCGCGGCTTTCGAATTTTCTTTCGCGACGATAACTTGCGGCTCAAGGTTCCCGCCGTTGACCGAAAACGATGCCGCCGCATAGTAAGGCGCCATCGCATTCCAGTTGAGCTTTCCTTTTTGAAAATTTTCTGAGTTCAAAGTTGCGACAACTCTTTGCAGAGTTTTTAACTCTGTCGCCATGGAATGATTGATCGCACCGACTTGGGTGCGCGTTTGGGCTTCCACCCAGCTCATTCTGTCACCGTAAACGAAACTGTCCGTGCGCCACAAAACAGCTCCGATAAAAATCGCGGCAACAGCAACGAGGACGGCGATGAGTTTTACTTTCATTGAGACGGTTCCTTCCCTGTAACAGTCCTCCGGCGGGGCCCAAAGCATCTTGCCTTGTCACTTCCGCTCGACGTCTTTGATTTTATTGTAGTTTTAGAAACTGGTAAGAATCAAGCAAGAGTCCTTTGCAAATGCCAACAAAAGCGGTAAGAAGATGCCACTATGAGTACTCATCGCTCGGATGTTTTGATTATTGGTTCTGGCTCTGCAGGATTGGCGCTGGCTTTAAAACTTTCTTCATTGGGAAAAGTGATCGTGCTTGCCAAAGAATCTGCGGGCGGAACGAACTCTGCCATGGCTCAGGGAGGCATCTCTGCCGTCATGTCGGAAGAGGACAGCTTTGAGTCTCACATCCAAGACACCCTCGTTGCGGGTGCCGGCCTCTGCAAGGAAACTGTAGTTCGTAACTATGTAGAGCAAGCCCCTGAACGCATTCAGGATTTGCAAAACTGGGGCGTGCATTTCGACGTTAAAAAAAGAGGCTCTGAAGAGACCAATGAAATCGATTTGACGCGCGAGGGCGGGCACAGCTTTCGCCGCATTCTTCACTTCGAAGACCAAACGGGATTAGAAATTCACCGCACTCTTTTAGCTCGTGTTCGTGAAAATCCCAATATCACTTTGCTTGAACGCTTTTACGCCATCGACCTGATTGTGAACAAAGAGGTCGATCCCAATGACATGAATCCGGTTCACTGTATCGGTGCCTACGCTTTGAACAAAAATGATGGCGAGGTGCATACATTTTTAGCGAAGAACACGGCTCTTGCGACCGGTGGCGCAGGAAAAGTTTATCTCTACACTTCCAATTGGAGTGGCGCGACGGGCGACGGCATCGCTATGGCTTACCGTGTGGGCGCGCGAATTGCGAATTTAGAATTCATGCAATTTCACCCCACCTGTCTTTTCCATCGCGAATCGCGCAACTTCTTAATCTCTGAAGCTCTTCGCGGTGAAGGTGGCGAATTGATCGATGCTTCTGGCAACGCATTCATGCAGAAATATCATAAGCTGGGCTCGCTGGCTCCGCGCGACGTTGTGGCTCGTTCTATCGATAAAGAGATGAAAAAAACCGGCGCAGAATGTGTTTACTTGGACATGACAAAATTGGATCGCGAATTCTTAAAAAATCGTTTTCCAACGATCTTCAACAAATGTCTTGAGTTCGGTATCGACATGAGTGAGTCGCCGATTCCTGTTGTCCCCGCTGCGCACTACCTGTGTGGCGGTGTGCTTACGGATCTCAACGGTCGCACGGATGTTCCCGGTCTCTGGGCTGTCGGTGAAACGGCTTGCACAGGCTTGCATGGCGCAAATCGTTTGGCCTCAAATTCTTTACTGGAATGTTTAACGATGGCCCACAACTGTTCTGAACAAATTAAGCAGCAGTGGGATACAGACACATTTTTCCCTCTGGATCCCAAGCCTTGGACTCATCCGGAAGAATCAAATGATGATGAGATGATCGTCATCAACCACATGTGGGACGAGATTCGCCGCTTGATGTGGAACTACATGGGAATTGTCCGCTCTAACAAACGTCTGGAACGCGCCCAACATCGCCTCCAGAATATTTTGTCAGAGACGAAAGAGTACTATTCACACATGAAGATTCATTCTGACATCTTAGAGCTCCGCAATATCGCTATCGTCGCCAACTTATCGGTCGAATGCGCCCTTCGCCGTCAAGAATCCCGAGGCATACATTTCAATATCGACTACCCTGAATCCAGTCCGGAACCGCACGACACAATCGTGGTCCGGGGCCTGATTTGACTTGCCCGCTGATTGCTCTCGCGGCAATCTAGTGGGTATGTACAAAAGATCTGAAGGCTTTTTTAAAGGTTATCAGGACATCAACCTGTTCTTTCAAATTTGGGACAACCCGAATGCTCGCGGCACCGTCATCATCAATCACGGTCAAGGCGAACACTCCGAATCTTACCACCGTCTGATCAAAGCATTTGAAAATGATCAATGGAGTTTTTACGGATGGGACTTGCGCGGACATGGACGCTCTGAAGGGCGTCGTGGTTACGTCGCGCAGTTTGATGATTACTGCAAAGACTACAAAATCTTTTTGGACATGGTTCTTAAGAACGAAAAAGTGAAGCAAGGCCCCGTAATTCTTTTCTGTCATTCGATGGGTGCTTTGATCGAGCTTAAAACTCTTTTGCGCAATCCCGACATTCGCTGCGACGGCATTGTTGTCAGCTCTCCCCTTTTAGGAGTTTCTGTTCCAGTGCCTGTTTATAAATCCAAAGGCGCGGTGATCTTAAATTCGTTACTACCGACAATCACAATGGGGAACGAATTAACGAATGATATGCTAACGCGCGATCCAGATGTGATTCGCGAGTTTGAGCAAGATGCTCTTCGCCACAACCGCATTTCACCGGGAGCGTTCTTAGGTTTCTTAGAATCCTTTGAATACGTTCTTCCACGCGCGAACGAAATCAAAAAGCCCGCTTTGTTCGTCATTGCTGAAAACGACCCCGTGGTCAGTAGTTTCGAAGCTAAAAAGTTCTATGACAAATTGGGCAGTCAGAAAAAAGAAATTTACATTTACCCTGAAGCAAAACACGAAGTCGTGAACGACATTATGCGCACAACGGTTTTTGCCGATATCAAAAAATTCTTAGACGGTTTCTTGGAGTCTAAATAATGAAATACCTTTTGAGCCTTTGTTTTTTACTTTCTGCGTGCGCCAGCACTTATGAAGTCACTCCCGCAGGTCACACGATTAAAACCAAAGATGACTATATGGAAGTGATTGAAAAGTATTCCGATCAAGTGCGCCAGTATTCAGGCTTTTACAACACTTTGGATTTCCAAGCGACTTTGCTTAATTCAACGGTGGCTCAAGCCCAACTTGCTCAAAGCAGTATGCTTTATCAGTGGGATGACAAACGCTTCACTGAAGAAAAAGGGAAATACGAGAACCGCCTAAGCAAAGAAACAGAAGTATTCTTGAGCTTCTATACTCCGGAAAGAAAGAATGATGATCTTTTCAAAGACTCCACAATCTGGAAAATCTTTTTGGATGTCGATGGACGTCGTTATGAAGGCAAAGCTAAGAAGATCAAATTGCAGTTAGCAGAAATCGAAGGGCTTTACCCTTATCACAACCGCTTTTACACGCCTTATTCCGTGATCTTCCCGGTTCCTATGCGTTCTATTGAAGGTAAACCGATGAAAATGACCATCACGGGCGCTGTCGGCTCTGGCGTTTTAAATTTCCAACCTTAATAAGTTTTTTTCTAGGAAGTCCGTCTGAAAAGACGGACTTTTTTTTGCCTTAATTGCGCTTAAAGCGTCGTCCGACTTCAATATCAAAAAGCGGTTTTGCGAATTTCGCAATCTTCAATCCCACTCCCGTCAATCCACTCGGCTCTAAAACTTCAATATCATGAAGAATAGCTTCACGAATCATCTGTGCATATTTTGCTGGAGAGATTGATTCCGTCGGAATCACGAAATTCTTAGAATACAAAGTCTCGATCTCATCAAACATGCGAGTCTTGATCCCGGGAGTGACCAACAATAATGTCGTAACACCCGTATCTTTAAGCTCCATACGAATGCAGTCTGTAAATGCCATGACGGCGGCTTTTGAGGCCGCGTAAGTCGAAGCACAAGGAAAATGCATATACGCAGAGACGCTAGAGTTATTAATGATTTTTCCGCGCTTACGTTCTAACATTCCTGGCAACAGCCCGTGAGTCAGATGAACCAGCGCATTCACGTTCACTTGAAACATTTTGTAAATATCATCTAAAGGCTGCTCTTCAATCAGACCGCCCGTTAGCATTCCGGCGTTGTTGAAGAGAATATCAATCGGCGTCTCTTTCAGATTATTCAACAGCGCATCGACACCTTGACGGGTTGAAAGATCTGATTCCCACACGCTCACTGATTTTGCGCCCACGGTTTGCAATTCTTTTACCAGATTGTCGTCCGACTGCCTCATCACAAGATGAAGATTCGCTTTGTCTTCGGCACACATTTTAGCGAAGGCTTTTCCGATTCCACGACTGGCACCTGTGATAAGAATATGACGGTTCGCGATTTCCATGCTGACTATCCTTCTTTGATGACGGTCTGAGGACTTAATCCCCAGGATTTCAGAAT
The window above is part of the Bdellovibrio bacteriovorus genome. Proteins encoded here:
- a CDS encoding ABC transporter ATP-binding protein, translating into MKQESAVSLRDVKKSFDGGKEFVLKGINLEIPKGSLTAIIGFSGTGKSVMLKHLLGLFKPTSGTIEVLGTDIGTLPPDELTKFRCKFGVLFQSAALFDDMTVIENVCFPLFEHRRDLKESQVLRIAEEKLQQVGLESKHYHKLPSQISGGMQKRTGLARALALDPEILIYDEPTTGLDPILTEMVDNLILSTHKLRAGATTSIMVSHDLSAAFRIADYIAMLDSGRVLLFGTPEDFFNTDIELVKRFVNKGMKHQ
- a CDS encoding MlaE family ABC transporter permease translates to MTLADRFYTIISGIGAFVLNKVRDGIAETGQIMMFFTESVRLIFAKPSRFPEVIRHMEFIGNQSVGIICLTGVFTGLALSFQLYLGFKLFNAVNMVGPTVALGITRELGPVLTGLIVAARAGGAMAARLGTMRVNEQIDALDVMGVNTKQYLISPRIVAAVICMPLLVAVFDFVAMLGSYFLCVKLVSLDEAVFWQKIADFIEVKHINEGLFKGMIFGVYFAVVCTYRGFNTTGGAKGVGDATNQGVVQSMVGIIILDYFATNLIRFYYNIMGIS
- the alr gene encoding alanine racemase; amino-acid sequence: MEMYRHTFAEINLDHLAHNIRLLQSSFPQAPFLCPMVKANAYGHGDVQLARFLESLGIKHLGVCLIEEGLLLRNFGVKAEILVFRGFDREGAEKILQYQMTPVVSTWEHIEHLEAVADQPVNIHLKFDTGMNRLGFRPEEGQKLFDRLWQNKKIRLKALVTHLYNGDDALDPQGQSAEQLRKLDQVSQLFKPFNIFCHALNSSGILNLLALKQQGGSKDHPLLLQNWGLRPGLMIYGYNPLEDKSVCQLKPVMTFKSQVATYRQVKAGETVSYGATWKAKRDSVIAVVPVGYADGFHRILSNKATLLFAGKRVPIAGTICMDYLMLDVTDVVGNEDLKKFKDQEVILFGYGSGGSFLSADEIGTLAQSITWEMLTSVGERVPRVYTGVDARFIRDEVGGE
- a CDS encoding GGDEF domain-containing protein, which encodes MNIRDYSSQFTVFVFTTDVDAGASAKVYLSQAGYDAYYFQDPETLEQRLKENPPHILVFSTAALAGSLSDFVKIVQDINEEIKFIAVSSVSQFDILAQYNSFGFVDVISDESAALESRIVWSVDRACEKLYLTYQNEQIFDELQATKSKVEEVHAAAVSSLKQAETEKSTPHVSMRITDYRSAQSKEDLIQKYLNHLPNALCIFFKFLPSVRSFVATHAQGIPASDIQGVGVQLETGDTKDLTTQMAMGLLPARFNDMLVEAFHFNPPKALPLYAHHALEGVFVYSGNITPAEASQLAEEFSLLSLCYSTFTLEKKVDALEVQDFVTELYNRNFYQKALGDEVSRARRLKQPISVVKIAMDDFYEIESSLGEAVRDELLKSVATIITKTSRTNDLTCRTSANEIAMILPHCSKKGAALRSERLRRIIEGTSFMDNGMKVSISLGVSEYPSLCDSAKTLDETSTKALLHITDKGGNKICLYKAPETHRPEFEVAPD
- a CDS encoding sensor histidine kinase, whose translation is MKVKLIAVLVAVAAIFIGAVLWRTDSFVYGDRMSWVEAQTRTQVGAINHSMATELKTLQRVVATLNSENFQKGKLNWNAMAPYYAAASFSVNGGNLEPQVIVAKENSKAANWTTEFVKSAVGNIANRTSDLRFYVKPFQDSQRGRYVALVFLEGSKAYALFGSGEIFQSVIDAQRGALSSFSIVTSTGLTVGHSVPEYLGTVMRDDPVFKEAQKSGSSHGSNTFQLKSGDLYGMYEMIPQSNLLVLSSAPLKETMKGRTGLWWQFLLMGAGLMTVAAAALLWLTTTTEKQITQLEDELQAAKSRPLAPPVPEKVIAQDPEVVQKEKVQASMKVASALAHEMRGPLASILGYSQMILAKSPETDIVQSTESILRETRAARGVLDKLLGYAGEEVQEKNSMKVEGPLVKALKEMEPLFAQKGVKLTKNIQDNSALDLHVDAIMRAISNVLHNSVEAMERMPKKEIKVDLFEDADGVHLNIEDTGEGIEAANVDKIFDPFFTTRSFHNHMGLGLSVAFGILKEHNADVRVESQRGQGTKVNILFKKVQSVSVLKAPADVLVAKEEPLVISPELPKLSEESAHQEEAKAHYEEVKASSAPASPLDVNIDNLLELPEATEVAPPPAQAEEVKAESSHESLKPKISTPIVSTSSVKASQPAAPALGNDEFSFIDGFLGEEPKAPQAKTEEAPATVSASAAEPVLAEVVTADEVATTIDAAPVAEPVMAPTPEELATMSDELTPVNFVMPPQMTAKAKTTKLDTYHVEIRRPGKRL
- the nadB gene encoding L-aspartate oxidase; translated protein: MSTHRSDVLIIGSGSAGLALALKLSSLGKVIVLAKESAGGTNSAMAQGGISAVMSEEDSFESHIQDTLVAGAGLCKETVVRNYVEQAPERIQDLQNWGVHFDVKKRGSEETNEIDLTREGGHSFRRILHFEDQTGLEIHRTLLARVRENPNITLLERFYAIDLIVNKEVDPNDMNPVHCIGAYALNKNDGEVHTFLAKNTALATGGAGKVYLYTSNWSGATGDGIAMAYRVGARIANLEFMQFHPTCLFHRESRNFLISEALRGEGGELIDASGNAFMQKYHKLGSLAPRDVVARSIDKEMKKTGAECVYLDMTKLDREFLKNRFPTIFNKCLEFGIDMSESPIPVVPAAHYLCGGVLTDLNGRTDVPGLWAVGETACTGLHGANRLASNSLLECLTMAHNCSEQIKQQWDTDTFFPLDPKPWTHPEESNDDEMIVINHMWDEIRRLMWNYMGIVRSNKRLERAQHRLQNILSETKEYYSHMKIHSDILELRNIAIVANLSVECALRRQESRGIHFNIDYPESSPEPHDTIVVRGLI
- a CDS encoding alpha/beta hydrolase, with translation MYKRSEGFFKGYQDINLFFQIWDNPNARGTVIINHGQGEHSESYHRLIKAFENDQWSFYGWDLRGHGRSEGRRGYVAQFDDYCKDYKIFLDMVLKNEKVKQGPVILFCHSMGALIELKTLLRNPDIRCDGIVVSSPLLGVSVPVPVYKSKGAVILNSLLPTITMGNELTNDMLTRDPDVIREFEQDALRHNRISPGAFLGFLESFEYVLPRANEIKKPALFVIAENDPVVSSFEAKKFYDKLGSQKKEIYIYPEAKHEVVNDIMRTTVFADIKKFLDGFLESK
- a CDS encoding SDR family NAD(P)-dependent oxidoreductase, whose product is MEIANRHILITGASRGIGKAFAKMCAEDKANLHLVMRQSDDNLVKELQTVGAKSVSVWESDLSTRQGVDALLNNLKETPIDILFNNAGMLTGGLIEEQPLDDIYKMFQVNVNALVHLTHGLLPGMLERKRGKIINNSSVSAYMHFPCASTYAASKAAVMAFTDCIRMELKDTGVTTLLLVTPGIKTRMFDEIETLYSKNFVIPTESISPAKYAQMIREAILHDIEVLEPSGLTGVGLKIAKFAKPLFDIEVGRRFKRN